From the Budorcas taxicolor isolate Tak-1 chromosome 1, Takin1.1, whole genome shotgun sequence genome, one window contains:
- the LOC128057537 gene encoding transmembrane epididymal protein 1A-like, whose product MGTLGGHLVAALLFLIVALYFSVLVSLALLRGQRLLKRPLPPGDKRGHRWWQLVSVEAVMKVVFSLIVILPELFYPPGANRMVMVDWEDPKRPFVFQDTWQHVTMYGFFLLSGVVDIVSQACQARQNMKLERAAEALAFCVLVLLMINHIENKSTLESRMHALFMLPAFLLGLVLIIEVWVPDQPSLWVLKTWMGLVLSNWLLHLTVLIYAPPSGQPWSGDNPVDLAFVTTFFCWHLGLAAVMLAAIYGLCSLWHHRFSSWKRAPGAEYQPCPLREGSEEPEKFRAGTLQLDGGV is encoded by the coding sequence ATGGGGACCCTCGGGGGACACCTGGTTGCAGCGCTGCTGTTCCTCATCGTAGCGCTCTACTTCTCCGTGCTGGTGTCCTTGGCTCTGCTACGGggccagaggttgctcaaacgcCCTCTGCCCCCGGGAGACAAGCGAGGGCACCGGTGGTGGCAGCTGGTTTCTGTGGAAGCAGTGATGAAGGTGGTCTTCTCCCTGATCGTTATCTTGCCCGAGCTCTTCTACCCACCGGGAGCAAACCGGATGGTGATGGTGGACTGGGAGGACCCGAAGCGGCCGTTTGTGTTCCAGGACACCTGGCAGCACGTCACCATGTACGGGTTCTTCCTCCTCAGCGGAGTGGTGGACATCGTGAGCCAGGCGTGCCAGGCGCGGCAGAACATGAAGCTGGAGCGAGCGGCAGAGGCGCTGGCCTTCTGCGTGCTGGTGCTGCTGATGATAAACCACATTGAGAACAAGAGCACCCTGGAGAGCCGCATGCACGCCCTGTTCATGCTGCCTGCCTTCCTGCTCGGCTTGGTGCTCATCATCGAGGTCTGGGTCCCGGACCAGCCCTCACTCTGGGTGCTCAAGACCTGGATGGGTCTGGTGCTCAGCAACTGGCTGCTGCATCTAACCGTCCTGATATATGCACCTCCCTCCGGACAGCCCTGGAGCGGGGACAACCCTGTGGACCTCGCCTTTGTCACCACCTTCTTCTGCTGGCACCTGGGCTTGGCGGCTGTCATGCTGGCCGCCATCTATGGCCTCTGCAGCCTCTGGCACCATCGCTTCTCCTCCTGGAAAAGGGCCCCAGGTGCCGAGTACCAGCCGTGCCCCCTACGTGAGGGCAGTGAAGAGCCTGAGAAGTTCAGGGCAGGGACCCTACAGCTAGACGGGGGTGTCTAG